A window of Bacteroidota bacterium contains these coding sequences:
- a CDS encoding DUF2442 domain-containing protein has product MKQSKTHYTVSTRCPESIELMNSYWDKWNPPSAKITAEFIKEKEEHIKYMDRMGRILRREAFINNCIGFGWTEKLPKHRVVKVSYLYGYKLRITFDNDVERNLDFERFVFSPKYEKFEPLQNIEEFKKVAVDHDELYWDEFVLDIKADDLYRWDFVSY; this is encoded by the coding sequence ATGAAACAATCAAAAACACATTATACAGTTTCGACAAGATGTCCAGAAAGTATCGAATTAATGAACTCATATTGGGATAAATGGAATCCTCCAAGTGCCAAGATAACTGCTGAATTTATTAAGGAAAAAGAGGAGCATATAAAGTATATGGATAGAATGGGAAGAATACTTAGAAGAGAGGCTTTTATAAATAATTGTATCGGTTTTGGATGGACTGAAAAGCTTCCTAAACACCGAGTTGTCAAAGTGAGTTATTTATACGGTTACAAGCTAAGAATAACCTTTGATAACGATGTAGAACGGAATTTAGACTTCGAGAGATTTGTATTCAGTCCTAAGTATGAAAAATTTGAACCTTTACAGAACATAGAAGAGTTTAAAAAAGTAGCAGTAGACCATGATGAACTTTACTGGGATGAATTTGTCCTTGATATTAAAGCAGATGACCTGTATAGATGGGATTTTGTTTCGTATTAA